One Gopherus evgoodei ecotype Sinaloan lineage chromosome 1, rGopEvg1_v1.p, whole genome shotgun sequence genomic window, TCCTGGGCTCACATAGGCAGGTCAGTACTGTTATGTCTAGTTTTCCTAGACGTACCATCATCTCGTGGCAGTGCTTTCTGCAAACTTGACATAGCAGCAGTTCTTTCAATGTCTATCACAGCATACAGCTCTGTGCGCCTGGTTGGAGTTTGTGGAAGTGGAGTGGTAGGAGTTTTTGGAGTCTGAGGGTTGTCAGAGTCACTGCCACCTTCCAAGTCAACCTGTATATAATTGAGCTGCCTGTGTTCTAAACTTGGACGTCTAATATCAAAGTTAAAGACTGTTGGTGTACAGTCCCGACGTCGTGTAAATTCTACTTTATGAGCACTTGCTGGCACAGTTACATTCTCTGTATTTACATAATTATGCATTGGATCTAGGTTATTGTGGTAGCCATTCAGAGATGGGGTCTTTGGTCCTAAATTGTCATCTTCATCTCTACTTAGCTTGCGGGCTTCCCAAACAGGAGGCAAAGATGGCAAGTTTTCATAGTTTAACAATGCAGTTCTCCTTTGAGCAGAGTTGTTAATATTCTGGGTATCTGAGGTACTTGTTGATGTCAGACGACCTCTCCTGACTCCTGAGGCACTAGGAATTGATAACCTATTTAGATTTTCATACACTAGTTTATTACCAGAAGGTGTTTCTTTACGTTCATCACTGTCGTACCCagtgtcccattcagaggtgttggtactgctgccactaACTTGGTCTCTCCCAAGTTGCTCCAGTTGCTCTCTTTCCATTAATTGTCTTTGAACAGGTGTTGGTCCTAAAACAAATTTGACTCCTTCAGGCTCCAGAAGAACCTGAGCATCTCGGTCATCAGTGCAATTTTGATCTTCTGTTGTCTTGCTTGTTTCAACAGTAGAAAGCCTTAATTCCAGCGGTACATGCACACtggatctattttttttttcctcttgtacaCCAGTAGTGTTGACATAGGTGTGCACCTGTAGGACAAATTCAAACATTAGTTGCACTTTTTCCTTATCTCCttactccttcccttccctcccctcaaaGGCTTGCAATCTTTTTGCCTGACTGTCTGAAGAGTGAAGGAAACTGTTTTCAGGGGACAGAGTTTTGTGCTAAAAGTCCAGCCCATTAGGTTGTACTGAGCGTGGAGCTTTGCCAGAGGTTTGCTACTCATCTCATTTTGCAGTGTTGTTTTAAATAATGTCAAAGGTGCCCAGACTAGCCAATGAGAATCTTTTTCTACTATTAAATTTAATAATAAGCTCAATTCTACCTTATGTCTGAGCTCTGCTGAGGTTACAGCTCCCTGATCCAGTGCCAGGCTCGCCCCATCATTGGTCAGACAGCTTTGGGGCTGCTCTGACTAAAGCCACTGGTATACTTGGAGGGTCTGGGTAGCATATCTCCACCTTACACACAGTACATCCATGCCAGGGGCATGTGGTGCAGGAGTTGCCTTTGCTAAGTTTACATGAGCAGAGTTCCCCTCTGCAAGGGAAATTTCTGTGCTGGCCACTTAAAGCCTGAATCCAACCTGAATGGTGGAAAAGTGCTGGATCATACCAGAAACTCTGTCCCATAGTAAAGACAGCACTGTCACCAAAGAGCATATAGTCAATAAATTGTCAAATTATAAAACCATTTCAGGAATAAAGATGGAAGAGGTCAGACTAGTATGTTAAATTGTACATTTACAGAATTAAAAGTGTCGACCAGGGTGTTGGTAGCAGATACACTTTGGATGAGTTAAAAGTGTACCACTAGCTTCACAATTTATTCCTTCAGTACTCCCATCCCCTTGCTTTAAAAGAATGGATAGATGGAATTCTCTCATACCCTAATACCACTCCTCGATCTGGAAACTTGGAGAGAAAAGGTACTGCTTAAGAACAACGCCCTTCTACGCTCCGCACTGTCCCAGATATCTGCCAGGATTTGCCTGCTAAGTGTGTGTAGGGTACACTAGTAGATGGTGACAACTATTACTTTTCTGGGTTGCCTCACACATCAACAGTCATGTGTGTCTTAATTTTTCAAGTTATTTGCTTCTACCAAAGAGCACTGCTGAGAATCAAATACAAAGAGGTAATTTCTCCCACATCACTTACCCAGTGACATGCTCAAAAAGCCATTTACCTCCCTGAAGGTGCTCAATTGACTCATCATCATCTATCTTCCCCTCTGACTTTTGGCTCTGCCTCTTTTTTCTGCCCAGTCTCTCATCATCATCCTCAGTGACTTTTCCAAGCTGACTCCCCATATGACTCTTACCCATATATCTTCTTGTCCTTATTACACCAAAATTTGTTTTCCTGGTGCTTTGGCTCATTTTCCTTTCAGCGCCTGCTTCTTATCACATTAAGACTGTCACAGGGCAAGAACTGTCATACATGTGTGCACAGCACTGACCACAAAGGGACGTAAGTTCATGATTGGGAACTCCTGGCActattacaatacaaataaatgcatAATAAAGTGCATTTTAAATCAAGTAACTAAGAAACCAAGCTCTCAGACACCATGGGCAGTAGGGGTACCCTAAAGCTcccagctgggcagggcagggggacccCCACGGCTCCCTgcggctggggaagggggattcTTCCCATTTCCCTATGCCGCTGGTGgcaggggaccctggagctctgagccccctgagtGCTGGGACCCCAGAACTCCCAGCCACCCTGCAGCTGCCCGGTCCCTTCCCATTTTataatggatatttttagtaagagtCAGGGACAGGACacaggcttccgtgaatttttctttatttccactGACCTGCCCCTgacctttactaaaaatacccatgacaaaatcttagctttaaTCATCATCCTAAAATGGTTACCACATGCAAACATTCTATAGCAACACAACGTACTACGCAGATACGCACAGCCAAGATCAGGAAAAAAACCCATGTTTTTCCATCATGGAAACAGAGCTATGAAAATAAGTGCAAATACAAATCTACAGGATCAGTACAAGAACAGTAGAATTAATACTGCACCCAAAATAAGTGAAAATAAAGACTATGCTTACTTGTTCCTCTGCTACAAGCAATGGATGTGTAGACTCTTCACCTACTGAAGGAAGCCGTGCACTTCCTACAGAGGGATGTCTGCTGGAAGGATGTGATGAAGCATCTCCAAAGGATGGATATCTGGGATACCCATTAGGTAAACTTTGTGCACTGAACCCAGGAGCTAATTCAATTTaagaaaaaatgcattaaaaagatATTCAGTGTGACCCCTTATGTATCATTCAGCTGCTTTCTTTTGTCTTTGGAACGTGCACTGTACATTGTGCGCactatcaaaataaatatatttaacaaaatCCCAAATGCTCACAgagccagcagggccggctctagccatttcgccgccccaagcacagcggcacgccgcagggggtgctctgccgctcgccggtcccatggctccggtggacctcccgcaggctgccctgcggagggtctgctggtcctgcggcttcagtggaccagcagaccctccacagggccacctgcgggaggtccaccggagccgcctgccaccctctcgGCAACAGCAGAGCGACCCCCGCggtatgccgccccaagcacacgcttggcatgctggggcctggagctggccctggagccagATATGTGcctaaaaaaaatatatagatagatatagatatagataggaTCTCCTCAATATTTAACTGACACACCATGCGCCAAAAATTTTAATCCCCTCAAGAAAATATGAAAAGCAACTTCACTGAGTAACAAAGTGGAACTGGCATCAACATTCATTTTCTTAAGTTCATCCTTCTTAAGCTGTATTGTTTGCATGCATAAACAAGAAAACAGTCTACGGGAATATATATTAGATATAAATACtattgaaaaaataatttttcgTAATTGCATTGCATTGATTGTCAGTATACTTATATGATACAGAATGACAGCAATGactgaataaaataaatgagtTTGCAACAAAGGCCAAGCTAAATATACAATAGGAAAATAAGTTAGTGTCATGGTTACAAGTATTTCATCAGAAAAACTGTTAAACCAATGGATTTTCTGAACaatttcagtttttcttcttACACTGCCAAATTTTAATGCAATTTTCCAGTTAACTATATAAGATTGTAACAAGAGATATTCCTGTAATGTCACTAGTCACAAGAGTGTCTACTTTTGAGAACTTCACTCCACCACTTTTCAAATTCAGTTTTACAACTCTAGTTTATCATCGGAAGTGAATGTACTGGCAACACTGAAACAAGAAGTTTACATTTTTAGATCTAGATGGATCTAACCATAACCCTCTGACAGAACTTAGTTCTTATCAAACATCTTTTCAATATTGCCAATAGTCACATGAAGCTGTCTccttaaggaaaagaaaattacttgCCTGTAATTCTACTTTCTTAAACCATCATCATCACAGGATCCTCATTGTTAGATCTCAAGCCTCTAGCCTGAGATTGGCCAAAACTCCCAAAAACAGAGTTTTGGAGGGCttcacacaccccctccccacaacaacAGAAGAAACATTCCAACTCTGCAGCATGAAAGGTGCAACTTAACTGCCAGTTCCCaccccgcctttttttttttttttttttttgatgaaaggCTGGAACATGACCAATACCAACATATCATTAACTCTGCAGGGATAAAGGGTGAGTGCATATAAAAAACACCTCCAGCAGACaatgttatttttttatataaatacgCACAAATACACTATCACCACAAGGCAGCGCACGCCTTTTCATAGGTGGAACTCCCAGACTCTGAAAGATGCATAGGTGAGTGAGAATCATGTGAGATATCTTCAAAGATGTGGAAAGAATTTTCTCTTCTTTAAAGATACCATCATTATGGGATTCTGACTCTTGGTGAGTAAGTAGTTTAAGGGATGTGatgtttcaaaataaaacaaagggcACTGCATCAGGCAGTGATAAACATGTACCTCAGGCAAGATGCAAAGCAgcgctttttttctttaataagagAGGATGAATCACCTCCTGCTAACCAAGAAGCATCAGTGCTGAGGGGTTTGAGGATGAGCGCTCAATAAGCAAGAATTATCCACAAATATACCAGATAAAGATATCCTGAGAAACAAAACTCATAGGGGTGGGAGAGTTTGGGCTCCCCTCCTATGAAATATGTTCTGTAGACATGAGAGATGGAAGCTGACTGCAAGCCATGATGCAGACATCCCTGACCACAACAACTGTGAGATAAAAGGTCTTCCAAAAAGCCAGAATTCAAGCCATTTGTTCAGCTATACATACCAGGCCCTCAGAAGTACATCctgtcaaaaagaaaaaagtgtcagAGGAGAGCTCAATTTAGGATGGAACAATGTCAAAGGAGTTCTAAGCATTCACCCAAACCCACACTCTGAGCCTGAAAAAGCTCATCTTAGATATTTATAAAGTCAAAAACCACAGTGTCTTGACTAATATGGGGATATTGGAAAAGGAGAGAACTCAACTATGCAGTGGCTGGAGTTCAAGGtgtgtccccctatgggtgctccacttgagGTGCACATAGCCCCATGAACCTTTGACAGGAGATGTTCAGTAGCAGTGCCCATGTGGCCTATGTATGTTCTCCAGACATCCTTGTGCCCTGTACTGGGGATACAGAGAGCTACACAGACAAACCgccctcagttctttctctaccacaaagttccatgaaaggaAGCTCTGAAACAGAAGGAAAGGAGGGCCTGTAGCAGAGGGGTGCTCAGGGACACATCTCAAACAACTCCAATTACGCACAAGGtgagtaaaagacggttactcacctttgtaactgttgttcttcgagatgtgttgttcatatccattccagttaggtgtgcgcacgccgcgtgcacgttcggagactttttaccctagcaacactcggtgcgccagcaggtcgccccctggagtggcaccggtatggcgcctgatatatacccctgctggcccgcccgctcctcagttccttcttgccggctactccgacagtggggaaggagggcgggtgtggaatggatatgagcaacacatctcgaagaacaacagttacaaaggtgagtaaccgtcttttcttctttgagtgcttgctcatatccattccagttaggtgattcccaagccttacctaggcggtggggtcggagtgagacgttgcggactgcaaaaccgctgcgccaaaagcggcatcgtctctagcttgctgtaccagcgcatagtgtgatgcgaaggtgtgcacagaagaccatgtggccgcacggcagatttcctgtatggggacatgagccaaaaacgcggccaaggaagcctgagccctggtagaatgggcggtaaggggtcccgttggcacactggccaagtcgtaacatgtcctgatgcaggacgtgacccaggatgcgatacgctgggaggagattgccatgcctctcatgcgttctgctactgccacaaacaattgtggtaaacgccggaagggtttagttctctcaatgtagaacgcgagagctcttcggacatccaaggagtggagctgttgctctcttcgggatgaatgcggctttgggtaaaagactggcaggaagacgtcttggttaatatggaaggcggagacgaccttagggaggaacgccgggtgcggtcgcagctgtaccttgtccttatggaacaccgtatacggagggtccacggtcagagcccgaagctccgagaatCGCAGGGCCAAcgtaatagcgactaggaaggccaccttccaggataggtacagcagcgagcatgtggctaagggctcgaaggggggcgcgatgagcctggttagaaccaggttcaggtcccaagtaggggtaggccgtttgacctgagggtagagtcgctccaggcccttgataaatcttgacaccattgggtgagaaaatacggacttgccagcctcgcctgggtggaaggtggatatagccgggAGGTGGACgcgtagagaggagatcgccaagccctgctgcttgagagaccacacgtagtccaagatggtggggactagcacgGCGAGTGGATCGTGGCCgtgctgactgcaccagcagcagaagcgtttccatttcgctaggtaggttgaacgcgtggaaggcttcctgctgcccaacaccacttgttgtactgcatcagaacagcgcaactcggattggcttaaccagccaggagccatgcagacagatggagggactgtagatccggatggcacatcctgccgaagtcctgcatgatcaggtccggccaaagaggtagggcaatcggattcgccagggacagatcgagcagcatggtgtaccaaggctgccgcggccacgccggagcgatcaggatgaggcgggccttgtctctccggaccttgatcaggacttgatggacgagagggaagggtggaaaggcgtagcaaagacgacccgtccacggtatgaggaacgcgtccgacagggagcccggggagcgaccctgtagagagcagaacacctggcatttcctgttcgatctggagcgaacaggtctatctggggaaacccccacctccggacggatggaccattcgtgggacagaaaggatctgctcaggtgatccgccagggtgttccgcactcctgggagcaaaggaggccactagatgaatagagtgggctatgcaaaagtcccacagacgtattgcttcctgacacagcggggaggaccgggtcccgccctgcttgttgatgtaatacatggccgttgtgttgtctgtgaataccgcaacacaacgactGTGCAAATgggttggaatgtctggcatgctaggcgaacggcccgtagctcccgcacattgatgtgaagagtcaactctctctgtgaccacagaccctgtgtacacagggtccccaggtgcgcacccaagcccagcgatgatgcgtccgttgtcagggacactgatggctgtggggcgtgaaacggtaggcccgcatacacttgggagggcattgtccaccagcccagggagcctagaacatttgGTGGAATCAttacgattgtgtctatggcatccctgcctggtcgatagaccgacgcgagccaggtctgcaacgggcgcatgcggagtcttgcgtgtctggtgacgaaggtgcatgcggccatgtgccccaggagagcgaggcacgttcgagcagatgtggtcgggaaggcctgcaggcttgtgaccatggacactatggcttggaatcggtgccgggggaggctggccgtcacaaggttggagtccagcactgcccctatgaattctatgctccgcgtaggcaccagagtggacttgtccggattgatggtcaggcctaggctcgcaaacagctccgtgatgatggtgatgtgcccaGTCACCTGCTCTTCCGATgtgcctcgaatgagccagtcgtcgaggtaagggaagacatggatacgacgacgtcgcagggcagcagcgacgaccgccatgcacttggtgaatacccggggggccgaggagagcccaaaggggaggaccatcaactggtagtggtcctgattcaccacaaagcggagataccgtctgtgcggggggaagatcgcaacgtggaagtatgcgtccttcatgtcgagagcagcgtaccaatctccgggatccagggaaggaatgatggttcctaaggttaccatgcggaacttgaactttttgatgaatttgttcaggccttgcaggtccaggatgggtcgtaggcccccttttgacttggggattaagaagtaccgggaataaaaccccttgccccttagcttccttggcacctcctctatagccccaatggacaggagcttgcgaacctcctggacgataagttgctcgtgagaggggtccctgaagagggacgaggagggaggatgggaggggggtggagaaacaaactgaagatggtaaccaaactgcaccatgctcaggacccaacgatccgaagtcagctgggaccatgacggtaggaagtggcggaggcggttgaggaaatgaagtggatccagagaggggattggtaagctgctctcgggcgcaccttcaaaagttcgccttgggtccctgcggtggcttttcggacccggaagtgttactcctttgaggacctgactgcCGTCTACGAtttggccggcctcgcctccggttgaaatcttgtctggggcgaggcggggggtaagtgcactgatggtaggggcggaatggccttctctgagtctggggcatgtgcattcccagtgaacgcatgatgacccggttatccttcaggctctgttgCCTAGGatccgtcttttcagagaagaggccctgcccgtcgaatggcaggtcctggataGTGTATtgtagctccggcggtagtccggaagactgcagccacgatatacggcgcatggctacgcccgacgccagagtcctcgctgctgaatctgcagcatctaaggacgcctgtagcgaggttctggcgaccctcctgccctcttccaggagagatgaaaattcctggcgtgagtcctgagggagcagctctgtaaatttgccgacagcctcccaggtgttgtggctgtaacggctcaggagagcctgctggttcgccacacggagctgaaggcctccagcagaataaattttacatcccagcaagtccatgcgcctggcttccctggattttggcgcaGGAGCCTGTTGGCTGTGGCGTTCCCGCTCGTTGACtggactgtaccaccaaggagcagggtgtacgtagaggtactcataccccttggatggtacttcctttccacgcagcgggcagtgggtggaatggaggccggagactgccagatggtgtccgcctttgcCTGGATCGACTTAATGAACGGGAGGGcaaccctggtcggtgcctccgccgagaggatgcttactaccgggtcctctacttccgggacttcctctacaggaaggtttatgttctgggccactcgcctcagcaggtcctgatgtgcccggagatcgATCGGCGGGGaccctgatgaagatgtgcccgctaccgcctcatccagggacgaggacgaagacaccccagggaggagtggttcttgcacggaagcctcgtccagaggggcctccgtttcccgggcatcctgctgccccatggtatccgtggggtcttcctccatacctgagGGGGGGGGCCGATTGATTGTGGCCTCTGGTGAACGATGCTCCGATGGGTTGGAGCGAGCTTgtcccgaaggttcgccctgggcttggtggtatgcccagggcgtccaaaaggaccactgaggtgGACCCTGGTCCGTGCGGGCGTGCACAtccgaacccccgtaagaggcgctgtccatatgggaagaagcggacgagtgcctcgaaggccatggaggagccgccgaTGACTGTGGCAGGTCTCTACGCATCCCGACGTCGCTGCGCGGTGCCGGtgaacggtaccgggagtcatggcggtaccgtGATCTAGACCAAGACCTGCTACcggctcggtgctgggaggtcaacCGGTGCCGTCCActgccgtgccgggatcggctgcggtatgaacgtcggtgccgcgatctagaccggtgccgagagtagtacgacggcgaccgggatcttgaacggtgccgcgagtacgaccggtgccgcaggtaACGGTCCCGGGACTGAGAGCGGCGTCTAGATCTCGAGCGGCAACGCTGGGAGTGGTCCCTCGATTTGGAACGGGACCAATGCCCGGTAGTACCCGGCGAATGCGGCcgtaccatggcgggcttgcccagcaATTGGAtaacccgcactggcggtgccgggggttggggcagctcgggctctgtcaatGCGATGATGTCGCGTGCCGCTGAGAAGGCCTCTggcgtggagggcgcgacgagcTCGACCCCTGTCCTCACCGGGGAACTGaatggcaccggactcaacggtcttTGAGGGGTCGGTGTCGACGGTGCAACGACGCTCGCTGCCGCggcggatgacggtgccgggcggtcaggttttgaggcacgctctgactgtggtgcagttgcaggcaacgcaggagccctgtgctttttgctcctcggggagagggagcgatgcctgctagggtgccgggccggtgccgagcgggaagttggaGCCTTCACCggcgccgggcggtccggagcggaggcgacacttggtcccggtgccggagtcggtgccg contains:
- the FRS2 gene encoding fibroblast growth factor receptor substrate 2 isoform X1, with translation MGSCCSCPDKETVPDNHRNKFKVINVDDDGNELGSGVMELTDTELILYTRKRDSVKWHYLCLRRYGYDSNLFSFESGRRCQTGQGIFAFKCARAEELFNMLQEIMQNNSINVVEEPVVERNHHQTELEVPRTPRTPTTPGFSAQSLPNGYPRYPSFGDASSHPSSRHPSVGSARLPSVGEESTHPLLVAEEQVHTYVNTTGVQEEKKNRSSVHVPLELRLSTVETSKTTEDQNCTDDRDAQVLLEPEGVKFVLGPTPVQRQLMEREQLEQLGRDQVSGSSTNTSEWDTGYDSDERKETPSGNKLVYENLNRLSIPSASGVRRGRLTSTSTSDTQNINNSAQRRTALLNYENLPSLPPVWEARKLSRDEDDNLGPKTPSLNGYHNNLDPMHNYVNTENVTVPASAHKVEFTRRRDCTPTVFNFDIRRPSLEHRQLNYIQVDLEGGSDSDNPQTPKTPTTPLPQTPTRRTELYAVIDIERTAAMSSLQKALPRDDGTSRKTRHNSTDLPM
- the FRS2 gene encoding fibroblast growth factor receptor substrate 2 isoform X2 — translated: MLQEIMQNNSINVVEEPVVERNHHQTELEVPRTPRTPTTPGFSAQSLPNGYPRYPSFGDASSHPSSRHPSVGSARLPSVGEESTHPLLVAEEQVHTYVNTTGVQEEKKNRSSVHVPLELRLSTVETSKTTEDQNCTDDRDAQVLLEPEGVKFVLGPTPVQRQLMEREQLEQLGRDQVSGSSTNTSEWDTGYDSDERKETPSGNKLVYENLNRLSIPSASGVRRGRLTSTSTSDTQNINNSAQRRTALLNYENLPSLPPVWEARKLSRDEDDNLGPKTPSLNGYHNNLDPMHNYVNTENVTVPASAHKVEFTRRRDCTPTVFNFDIRRPSLEHRQLNYIQVDLEGGSDSDNPQTPKTPTTPLPQTPTRRTELYAVIDIERTAAMSSLQKALPRDDGTSRKTRHNSTDLPM